Genomic window (Branchiostoma lanceolatum isolate klBraLanc5 chromosome 13, klBraLanc5.hap2, whole genome shotgun sequence):
GACCAAAGCTTTGCGAATTTCACATGGAGAACGTGTGCTGTTGGTAGTGTTTCTTTGCCCTGAGTCTTTGCCATGAGTTCATGCAATGTAAGATCGATGCGCGCAGAGAGCCTCCATCGGACTCGGCCGAAGGGAACTTCGCTGTAGATCTGATCTGTAACATGTTTGAAGGTCGGAGGAAGGATATCAGATAAGACGCACTCAGGTAGAAGACGACTTGATTCTCTGATGCCTTTGCTGTACTGTTAAGAGGATGTTTCAATATCCTAAGACAGGCTCAAGGCATCTGAGAATCATTTAACAATATCCCGATGCCTATCACATCTATTTTAGGACTTTACTGCTTCTTTTGTTGGAGATACCACTAGATTTGTAACAAAACCTTTACCAATTTCACATGGAGAACGTGTGTTGTTGTAGTTTTTCCTTGCCCGAAGTCCTTTCCAAGAGTGCATGCAATGGAAGATCAATTCGTGCAGAGAGCCTCCATCGGACTCGGCCGAAGGGAACTTCGCTGTAGATCTGATCTGTAACATGTTTGAAGGTCGGAGGAAGGATATCAGATAAGAAGCACTCAGGTCAACGACGACTAGATTCGCTGATGGCTTTGCTGTACTGTTGAGTGGGAATGTATCAATATGTTTTAAGGCTGTCCCGAGATGTATAAGAATCCTTTAACAATGCCCTGATATCCATCACATCTATTGGAGAAATTTACTACTTATTTGGCTGGAGATACCACTAGATTTGTAAGAAAATGTTTGCCAAATTCACATGGAAGAAAACGTGTGCTGTTCGTAGTATTCATATCTTTGCCCGGAGTCTTTGCCATTAGTCCATGCAATGGAAGATCGATTCGTGCAAAGAGTCTCCATCGGACTCAGCCGAAAGGAAACTTCGCTGTAGATCTGATTTGTAATGTGTTTGAAGGTCGGGGGAAGGATATCAGATAAGACGCACTCAGGTTGAAGACGACTTGATTCTCTAATGGCTTGCTGTGCTGTTAAGAGGATGTATCAACGCCTTTCAGGCCGTCCCAAGATGTCTGAATATCATTAAACAAATGTCTCGATGTGTATCACGTCTATTGTAGGAATTTGCTACCTATTTTACTGGAGATACTGCTAGATTTGTCAAATAAATTTGCCAACTTCATACGGAAGAGAATGTGTGCTgatgttagtttttttttcttttctttacctCGTAACAGCAGCAGAGACAACATTATATCATATCTGTATGCATTTAAGTCTTGGATTTGCGGTGACATAGGAATCATCTGATCCTTTTTGACACACGTGGCAAATCTACATATGCATGAAGCTGTTTGGAACCGCTGTCTTTTACTGCCCCTATGCATGGCTGATTTTTCATGGAACCGATGGATGGTTTTGATACGATTTAAATTATCTACACAAATGTATCGAACAAGAACATACAATCCCTAAAGATGCAGAGATTGATACGTAAATGCTTCTTATTCCTCAGAACTACCACGAGTACTACAGGTCCCACTACTTAAACTACTACCCACCGGGCAGAGGATTCTGGGTAGACGTCGACAGCGAGAGAAGTGGACACACAATCGCGAACGGGCTGCCGGGAAGGAACATGAACACCAAAGTAGGTCTCACAAAAGCATTGCTGCTGTATAAGTTCCTTCAtacttccgagtacgcatgcgcgacAACATGAACTGTGGGTAATttttcaaaggtgaaggccctgaTGCATTAACGTGTCTGgaaattgttatgcaaatcgagacaatgcttgagacgagaactgtttaaaGTCAGGGACCTTTACCTTTAACATATTGCCTACAACGACTGTTGCCGCGCATGCCTACTCGGAAGTGTGAACGAGCTTATTATATATTTGAAACGACTTTGAACGACATATAGCACAAAAGTGAACTTCTGAATCGCACACAGTAGAGTTATAAGAAttcgatccatttttttttaattcttgaCTTTGAATGACGCACTAATGCCTGTCTGCTTGTATTCCAGAACGTTCGCCTATCGTTCGACTTCCCCTTCTATGGCAGCCCGATAAAGAACATAACCATTGCTGTCAAAGGTAAAGTCAATGTTTTACGTGCCTTTACAAACATGCAAAAGATGGATGTAGCTAGCTCAGATAACTTTCCACAAAAAATCCTCTCTGGCATACACAGATAGTTCTACAAACATACGTTGGCACATTGCGTGGGCTAGAAATGAAGAGGCTATACCACTATAGCGTACGTAAAGTATGTCCAAGATCGTTTATATCAGCTTGCCAGACAATTTATTAATAGCAGACGTAACGTCATCGTTGTTCTAGAATGGCAATTACATTACAAATATAACAATAAAACTACGTTCACTAACAGAATGGCCAGTGCTGTATTATGAAGGACAGTGTAAAATGATATACCACTTTTATTGCATTAGTCTAGTCCTACATGTCTTAATATTAAAAGGCTAATCAATTTGCGGTGGTGCAGAACATTATGGTTGCTTAAGGACTGCGTGGTCCTTTGGCGGCCATTATCTTTCAAGTTGCATGCCTAAGTACTATTTTCAGAATAAAAACCGATCATTATGTAACCTTTGTCTCATCGCAGGATCttacaaactgaaaaaaaatgtctacTTTTATAGGTTTCGTTTCCATTGGTTCTGCCTTGAGCCACTCGCTCGCCTCCACACAGTACATCGCACCTCTCATGGCGAACTTTGACCCAGGACTGGATCCCATGTCTGTAGTCAGGTACAGAGATAACGGTAAGAGCTGATATCTTTGGAACTTTGGAATGTCCCTAGGATTGAACTTCATTTCTGTTGATGGTTAACCTCTTCCCTGCTGCCTTATTCTGTAACCTTTAGAGAAATGGGTGCGAAACGGAtatttcagtgtgctaaaggttaggtAGTTACATACAAGTTTACggattttttcacatttctcgAGATCATGGTGTCTGCTATGACGGAAAAAGTTAAAATGTCAATGATTAGCATCCAGTAACATGGGCCCTAATGAATCTTAGCTTTTAGGATCTTTACAAGTTCCTGATTATATCTTAACGACTTTTACAGATTCTAGAAGCTGCATGTTACGTTTCCTGCCATTAACTGCAggctgattatgtatatattttatgACTGAGAGGATATTTTCTGCCGCGGAAACTACTTTGCTATGCTCCAATTAGATTCCCTCTGGTGGTTATTCGCTATTTTACGGGCATGTCATTTCCGTTTTACCAGCAGGAGTTGGAGTTGTTTTTCCTCTTCCCTTATTAATTTAACGAGTACAGCAAATTAGGTTTGTTATCATCATAAGAACTTGATTAGTTTTCCGTGGAAAGTAATTAATGTTGGCAAGCTTTACCTAATATGTTGAGCTGCGTAATTGGTAATTCTGGAATACAATTTACCAAACAGTAATTCACGGTTGCTTTTGTAGGAACGTTATACGAGTCTTTAAGCATTAAATATTTATGGCAGAGCTTCTTCGTTTGTGTCGTTGATTATTATTTCTTCCTGTTCcaagttcatttttttcacaaaacgtaaacaaaaatgcttggttttttttttaaattcaaccTACCAAATGATAATTTACTGTCACTTCTTCAGGATTGGTGTTCATCTTTACCTCAACTCCAGTTTAGTATTCAGAAAAAAGCTTCACAAGGATTTATTCATTTCAAGGTTTCGGTTGTATCGTGCTTGATCAGCCCTTCTTGTCTCGTGGTTATCTGAACCCAAAACGTCAAGAAAACCTATTCAATAATGACTGAGGCTTAAACTATTCCTACTACTTCAGAATCTCTGAGAAGTCGTCGTTCAAGCTTCTCACTGAATGATGAATGTTAATGCCTTTGAGTGTCTGTATAGCATGGGTCCCATGGCAATGTCTAGACGTAGACTTAGCACCGTGTTACCCTTTGGTATGGACCAAATGTTAGCACCGTTTTTAGATTAACGGGTAGCCTAGGGACGGCTGTCTCAAAAGACTGATGATTGTGTTGTTTTCACAGGGAGTGCTCTCAGTGTGGAGTGGGGAAGACTGAGACTGCGGGACGACACGGAAGGTATTTGGTAACTTTGATACTTTATTCATCCCATTAGATATCATACATATGCAAACTGTCagtagctaatcttcctggagtacaaAGAACAACAAACATAAAATTAACATACATACTAAGTTAAAGTTGATTCAGCTTTGTATAAACTATATTAAAATCAATTAGCTTATGTACATGTGATTTACAATCTCCTGATTTTTTAATCTATAGAAACCATGATAGTCATTGTGATCGCTATGATAGCACAAACCAAATAAACAGTTTTCATAACATAAAGCTGCAATCCTATTATGATTATTAGGATTATATGAATCGACTTAAAGCTATTTACTTTCAGGACAGTCGTTTACTTTCCAAGTCACACTGTCACGGGATGGTCGGATCATCTTCGTCTATAAGAAGGTTAGTAGCTCTAGTCCTAGTAGCAATGTCAACACCAACGTTATAATGCTGGTAAGGATATATCCGATGCAGTGATTTATATATCGTACCATGAGGCTCAATACCTAAAATCTAACTACCAGATTTTTGGACAAAGACAAAACGATCGTGAAAATACTTTAAGCCCCAAAAAGACTATGGAAGCCCCTACATCTAAGTAAATCAAAGAAACCTCAGGCGTTTATAGTCACAAAATGTTGGAAACGTATTGGCTTCTCTATTGTAACTCACTCATTAGATGCTGTGCCTCCGGTTCTCCGGGTGATCTGCCCTTGTAGATAACGTCTGCAAACCACCGCCCACTCTGTCTCCCCTCTGACCTTTTGGCTCACCCCGTGGAAAGGCTTCCTCGGTAATTGAGATGTAATCTTAGCTCTAGGGTCTTGACGGTCAAGGAAATTAGACTTATCGATTGCTCGAAGCGATCATCGGAATGTCGTTGGATAACTTGTCGGCTGTTAGCTTACCGCCAACCTTGACCGTGTAACAGGGGAGGAGGTACAGTGTGCTGTATAACTCCAAGCAGCTATATTTATTGAAATGTTGATAAACCCTGGTGAAATCATTTTGTGTGAGGGGTAATAATCTTGCAACTTTAAATCATGGAAGCGACGAAATGTGCAGTATTGTAAGATGGAAAAGCTTTTAACCTTTATATTTGTAAATTAAATGCAATCCGGTGGCAGACTTACTGCGAAATTCAATAAAGACATCTTGCAGAAAGGAACACACTTGTAAATTCAAGTTTAAAACAGTTGGTTTAAGCTTGTCACGAGGTCACTAGGCGAATTCTTATGACAATAATAGGCTGCGCGCTCTGAAGAACAGCTCACCATGTTTGACATTTACGTCCCACCAGCATTGCAGTAAAAGCCATGCTTATCTTAATTGTGATGTTAAGTTCAGACACAACACTGGTTACGTTGTCTCCGTGTACGATATCTGCTGCAAGGCGTGAAGTGATGTCAAGTTCAGACTCACCGCtggttatgctacggtcacatttccaatccaggGCCTGGTCGGGCAGTCTTTGCgaacgaaaattatgatataaaagacaacaaaaacacaatacaTGCGCAAAATTTTTAAGAGCATAGgccatagcttgtgcaaatttattgacatacactttgatttttcatttctgctaacagcccggccgggccccggtaaggaaatgtgaccctagcattaagtTGATACCCGTGTACGATATCGTCTGCAAGGCGTGACTGTAATTTGGTCCGGCAGATTCCGAAGCCGGTGACGAGTATAGACGACTCTTCACACCCCGTCAGAGTCGGGATATCTGACGCCTACACGGTGGAAGCACTGCTGGTGCCCTTCTCAGGTAAAGCCCCGGCTACACACAGCCGGATGGTTTCAAATATTTTAAGCTTTTGGCTAAAATGTGTcggtagtggtcagggtgtgatAAGGAGTCAGCGTAATGGcgacttcaaaattttatccagttgcttgagtaactatttttggcaaatcttactacctggatgtctaaccttcatcaacgtgtcagCGTAATGGTTGAGTCCCAACCACGCcataagacccccattccacttggacggcgctctcacggcgacctaaaatggcccagagcgccgtgagagcgccgaactcctggaaaacgtgctcaagtggaatctctacggcgacccttgcgcgctctcagcgcgactaaaatgtcaaatgtcagcaactttttaaagatttcacacaTCACTCAACGAAtcccagagataaagaacgattttttgttacgttttgtgtgctttgttgtcttctcagtcatacctttacatcttgcatcttattagaatgataaaatcagtgggaaaacagattcaatctTAGTcactgcacggtcgctcagtgtgtgtcttaagtaatatatgtatgttcaacttgtttttttctgcgtTGTTTGTCATGTAAACaataaatatcttttatcattctacgttataatagaaacgtaaatcacagaattttgaaacacattttgaaccactgacaataagaCTTCGAGGGAATTTactttgaatggaagcaagtacttgtagttattcgtcaatttgtattacccacgagcaaaactatgatttgaccacaaacttcccagaaattcaagatacaccacttcaagaatgaaatttgtttgaactacagttaagaccattcaatcctcatagagcgctcacTGCGacccttgagcgctcgctgcggccctttgatcccaccttgggcgctttcacggcgctcaccgcgctgtcacggcgctcaccgcgctcgctccgcgctctctcggcgctcgtttttcgatcgccatcctcggcgctctcacggcgaaggttttgagcatgttcaaaaccatcgccgaggtgacggcgcgcatggcgctctcgccgcgctgtcggcgctctcaatggcgctgtcggcgctctcaatggcgctctcgccgcgctgtcggcgctctcaatggcgctctgccgcgctgtcggcgctctcacggcgatctggccaaaatgaggtcgccgtgagagcgcggtgagagcgccgtccaagtggaatgggggtataaccagtgctgaacttgTGTCTCTGAATCTTCCTGCCTTGTTGTAGGACTCTGGACCATGGCAACGACATTGAGCCTGGACTAAAACAAGCGTAAATATCTGGATACACACAGCCGGATGTTTTAAAATGTGTAATCTTTCGGCTGTGGACGGGAAGTCTAGAATAGAATGCGTCAGCTTGTGGTTTAAGTGCCCCACtcgtcttgataagacgcaaACGGATGGCGCCCATCTTCATTTCTATGCAGGAATGAAGCCCGGCATTAAAGTCGTTGCCGCATGTTTGGTCTGGGGCTAAAATGCTGCAAAAAGACAGGAAAAGCCATAGACAAAATATatgcaataatgaataaaacaagaaatttacagaAACTCtggatatttcatggaggtatgaggtatTCCATTTCTTGTTTCATATAAGAATCATTTGATTGAAAACATGGTGTAAAGTTCTCAGACTTTGATCAGTCTTTTTGAGAATGATGTAAGTAACTATTTTAAAGAGTCCGGATAGATCAGTCGGTAGAGCATCAGACTTTAAGGCAGTTAAGCAGCCAGTCGCGATCTGAGGACCAGGGGTTCAAGTCCCCTATCGGGCGAATAGGTTTGATCAATATTTTCACAATGTTTAAAACACACTCACTGTTTCAGATGTTAATCGAAAGACGTCGACAATTTACGAGTACCACACGATAGAGCTTGATAAGGGGAAGGTGACAACAGGATCGGCTATTATTCTCTCACCACTTCCGAGTAAGTATTTTCTGTAAATTATCTTCGTATTTAGACAAAATTCTTTAAATAGTTTCATTTCAAGTTCAtgacttttattttcattgcaGTTCACCAAAACAACAATTCATCAAAACTACATTTCATCAAAACTTCTACCACTAGGCTAAATGTGAAATGTACATATCTGACAAGTAGTTTTCCATCATAAGGGTgtaaattgattttaaaaagtaacctcaaaatatcaaaatagaGCTAGCAAAGGGAAAAAGCCAGCAGCACAAAGGTACAAGTACCAGCAAACGATTTGTTCTGTGCACCTTCAGTGCCAAGTTATTCACAATCTTGTAACAATAAGTgcgaaaaagcaataaaaataaGACTAATCAGTATCTCGTATTAATGAAAATTTGTTGTGTTTATTTCCAGCTTGCGGACAGTTCAAAGACTGTGACAGCTGTCTAAAGTCCAAAACTGGCTTCAACTGCCGATGGTGTCCGTCACTCAACAGGTAGCATTTGTCCTCTATTCACACTTGCCATTCTACTGACTGGGAAAAGATAATCTGATAGTAATCCAAGCATATCATTGAGTCATTAAAGAAACAGGTAGCATTTGTTCTTTATTGACATTTGGCATTCTAGTGACTGGGAAAAGATATTCTGATAGTAATCCAAGCATATCATTGAGTCATTAAAGAAACAGGTAGCATTTGTTCTTTATTGACATTTGGCATTCTAGTGACTGGGAAAAGATATTCTGATAGTAATCCAAGCATATCATCGAGTCATTAAAGAATAAGCCGTAGTCTCTGATCACAAACTCCCAGGTGACTTTGACAACCTACATATTTAGAGACCCGATACAAAACACTTGATAACTGCAGTTTACGGATACAGATAGCGTCTTTGTTTCCTTTTCATGGCGTCTTTTGTTGTTGCTACTTTAGATGTTCTGATGGCTATGATAGGAGCAGGCAACAATGGGTTGATGCAGGATGCGACAAGCAGGTATGTATTTGCCTTCAATGCTATATACCATATCCACAACTTTCATGCACTGAAAAAATGGCACGAATTTCGATTTCCCAGCAGAACCTTTAAGCaccaaaatacatttatatgtaATGTGACTTAAGGTAGTATTTGcgaaaaatgttacatattgaatataaaattttgaaacatgttaGATATATGATTTGAAACATAtttaaaatatgatttttttttcaaacattacaGGCCAGCTATGTGAGGTGTAGAGTAGTGAACGTGCCTTTGCAAGAAGTGCCTTCCACGTCAGCAGCTACCCGTCGAGCCAGGCCGACTCGTCCCTCACTCGTGTTCCGTCGGTTTCCGACTACGCCCGATCCGCGCGTCACGAACCTTCGCGACGACAAGTCCATCAACTTTCCGGAAACTACTTCAAATTCCAGGCAACGAATCAACGTCTGGCAAGTCACGAACGACGACCCGGGCGCGGGAACCGACCACCGCGTTCCTGACACGTTAGACAACCGGGGACAGGAAAGGACTTCTTATGGGATCCCTCAGACACTGGAGATCGAAGTTGTGATATGCATACTCGTGGCGGTTGTGATTGTCGTGGTTGCCATAGCCTGGATTATTCACTCGTATTCCCGGAGACCAGGACTCGAGCTTTTTGTTGTTGAGGTAAGGGTAAGTACTTTCATTCTaaagatgaaaattgattgGTCAATAGGTTGATCAATGAATCGATTGAttcacaaggtaacagttactcaatcaaGTGGATAGATTTTTAGAAATTGAAAGTCCATTTGGAAAACATGGATTTCTAAAATTTTCTAGTGCACATCGATTCATAGTTTTTGGTTAATGTTTACTAAACCCCAGGTCTCGAatactacctgaaacgtctgacagtttccaaatctatccaggtgcttgagttACTGTTACCTTGCGAATCTTACTACCTTGATgactaaccttcatcgacaaaaTAATCTATTACTTTTTTACAATGTTAAACGTCCCGATATAATAAAATCCCGTTAAATTCAACATGTAAATACAAAGCGAGCATGTAGAATTAATTGTATGTCACAAACgttaacttttaaaaaataTACCTTTTTTAATTATACTGCATATGTCTGATGTTATTCTGATGTCTATCTTTACCACATGTACCGTCTGTTGTTTCCACACTACAGCTTTACGGTAGAGAGACGCCCCCTACATAGCACCAGAGAATACTTCGACAACTTTTGTCTCTTTCGAATCATACGTTTATTTTTTAACCTGATTGATTACAGTGCATCTTACATGGTACGAGGTATATTTGATACCTTTCATTAAGCACCATCCATAGACGTTTTTCTGAGCTATGTGTCATTTGATTTAGTATCTAGTATGTTATTTATACACGATATCATGATTTTGCATGTTGCTAAGTTTACGCTGATCAGATGAAAGTGTCACAATAATAACATTCGTGTATTTACAGATAGACAATCCTGACAACGTACCCCCGAGCATTCACCACTACATGGACATCATAGCTATGTTTTCTAAACAATGAAAGCAGCGTAAGCATCATGATGGAAACTATCGTCGCTCTGTGATGTTATATGTACCGAGAACACTCCAAGAAGCCAGCCTACACTGCAACAACTTTAGAAAACAGCTGATGATACATGGCTATCGTTGAAACTGTCTGAAGAGAATATCTAGCTTATTTGATGAATTTCAATGACGGAGATCAATCACATCATTTCATAACATGCAAGCAACGCAAGCAGTACCACCGGAATTCTGTGTGCTGAGGGTCTCTCAAACAGACTTCAGCTCATTTGAACTTATTTAAAGACGTTAGCCTACACTGCAACATGACATTGTGCTGATGACCGGTGAAGATGCAATGAACTGTGTGCACAGTTTTTGCGCTGCCGTTTTGATGAACTGCAACTACGAAGAGCAATCACATCCATTTATCACAAGAAAAATTAATATCTGTACAAATATGACATTTTATCGGGATTCATTTTAGATGATATACACTATAGAAATATACAATCTCTACTATCCCTGACCATGTTTTAATGAAAACTATGTAATAAATACACATTGCCTTATTGTTCTGTATGTTACAAGGTGAGAACTGTGGTTAAATGTTTCATTTTCGAAGGACGATATATAACATAAGGCTTGTGGTCGTCATATCTTGTCGACTTTATTCATCACTGTAGCAAATATAGTTCggtttccattgttttttttaatactctCCCACTCTCCCTTCATTCCATGCACATTACAAGCTGTGCCGCCGTCTTCGACCGTACCTGACCACATGGATGCGTTTTACTTGAGCCGGCCTCTGTAATAGCATATTTGTTTAGCTTGAGCCTGCCTCCATAACAGCATTAAGCCCAATCTCCGTACCGTTACCTGTATAACAAGCCGTGGTCCCACGGCAGGGCTCCGGGTGAAAGGCGGCGTGCAATTTGCTCAACGTGGTCATGATTGATTCTCGGCAAAGCCCGGAATTACCAGATAAATTCTACTTATCCCAGACAA
Coding sequences:
- the LOC136447854 gene encoding plexin domain-containing protein 2-like is translated as MTMRWTLAGSVMSEARLTLAVSCVLMLVSLDGGTTVGAAQDSQAIVKTTASSPVLLGVRVRRNGGESAPLRQTQGLGGNNYNRTAMDENYHEYYRSHYLNYYPPGRGFWVDVDSERSGHTIANGLPGRNMNTKNVRLSFDFPFYGSPIKNITIAVKGFVSIGSALSHSLASTQYIAPLMANFDPGLDPMSVVRYRDNGSALSVEWGRLRLRDDTEGQSFTFQVTLSRDGRIIFVYKKIPKPVTSIDDSSHPVRVGISDAYTVEALLVPFSDVNRKTSTIYEYHTIELDKGKVTTGSAIILSPLPTCGQFKDCDSCLKSKTGFNCRWCPSLNRCSDGYDRSRQQWVDAGCDKQASYVRCRVVNVPLQEVPSTSAATRRARPTRPSLVFRRFPTTPDPRVTNLRDDKSINFPETTSNSRQRINVWQVTNDDPGAGTDHRVPDTLDNRGQERTSYGIPQTLEIEVVICILVAVVIVVVAIAWIIHSYSRRPGLELFVVEIDNPDNVPPSIHHYMDIIAMFSKQ